In one Pseudomonas sp. SG20056 genomic region, the following are encoded:
- a CDS encoding 1-acyl-sn-glycerol-3-phosphate acyltransferase, with product MMGEFDAIRPYADAEVPAVLARLLADDAFLGILTQFRFPRLAAPLGWLLKPLIAYRLRLEFRDVSSVAQLQTRIESYVDRTIEQATDGVSYSGIEHLQAGNAYLFLANHRDIVMDPAFVNYAVYHAGLPTPRIAIGDNLLQKPFVSDLMRLNKSFIVHRSISGRREKLAAYQLLSAYINHSIRNDGESIWIAQAEGRAKDGDDRTDSAILKMFHMSRKGEPFAEVINALRLTPVSISYEYDPCDQAKARELFIRANTGSYTKVAGEDDQSIALGITGYKGRVHVHFGAPVSQGLEDSKLLAAEMDRQILSGYRLFPVHYLAYAMWADRDPELAVPNAAELFPAAELSAAKNEWQRRLANCPSEQQPYLILQYANPVRNQYRIKAGLPL from the coding sequence ATGATGGGCGAATTCGATGCCATCCGACCTTACGCCGACGCCGAAGTCCCTGCCGTGCTGGCGCGCCTGCTGGCCGATGATGCGTTTCTTGGCATCCTCACCCAGTTCCGCTTCCCGCGCCTTGCGGCACCTTTAGGCTGGTTGCTTAAACCACTTATAGCCTATCGCCTGCGTCTTGAGTTTCGTGACGTGAGCTCGGTGGCACAATTGCAGACGCGCATCGAGAGTTATGTCGACCGCACCATTGAGCAGGCCACCGATGGCGTGAGCTATTCCGGCATCGAACACTTGCAAGCCGGCAACGCCTATCTGTTCCTGGCCAACCACCGCGATATCGTCATGGACCCGGCGTTCGTCAACTACGCGGTGTACCACGCCGGCCTGCCAACGCCGCGTATTGCCATCGGCGACAACCTGCTGCAGAAGCCCTTTGTCAGCGACCTGATGCGCCTAAACAAGAGTTTTATCGTGCACCGTTCGATCAGCGGACGGCGCGAGAAGCTGGCGGCCTATCAGCTGCTGTCGGCCTATATCAATCACTCGATCCGCAACGACGGCGAATCAATCTGGATCGCCCAGGCCGAAGGCCGCGCCAAGGATGGTGATGACCGCACCGATTCGGCGATCCTCAAGATGTTCCATATGAGCCGCAAGGGTGAGCCATTCGCCGAGGTGATCAATGCCCTGCGCCTGACCCCGGTGTCGATCAGCTACGAGTACGACCCCTGCGACCAGGCCAAGGCCCGCGAGTTGTTTATCCGCGCCAACACTGGCAGCTACACCAAGGTGGCAGGCGAGGATGATCAGAGCATCGCCCTCGGTATCACCGGCTATAAAGGCCGCGTGCATGTGCACTTCGGAGCGCCAGTCAGCCAGGGCCTGGAAGACAGCAAACTGCTGGCTGCGGAAATGGACCGGCAGATTCTCAGCGGCTACCGGCTGTTTCCCGTGCATTACCTGGCCTATGCCATGTGGGCTGACCGCGACCCGGAGCTAGCCGTGCCCAACGCTGCCGAGTTATTCCCAGCCGCTGAGCTCAGCGCCGCCAAGAACGAATGGCAGCGGCGCCTGGCCAACTGCCCGAGCGAGCAGCAGCCCTACCTGATCCTGCAATACGCCAATCCGGTGCGTAACCAGTATCGGATCAAGGCTGGCCTGCCGCTGTAG
- a CDS encoding CPXCG motif-containing cysteine-rich protein, producing MLESQDYQCPYCGEQVEALLDLSAGDQQYIEDCPVCCRPIVFSLQTDGEDWSLDVRGEND from the coding sequence ATGCTGGAAAGCCAGGACTACCAATGCCCCTACTGTGGCGAGCAGGTAGAGGCGCTGCTCGACCTTTCTGCTGGCGATCAGCAGTACATCGAAGACTGTCCGGTGTGTTGCCGGCCCATCGTGTTTTCGCTGCAGACCGACGGTGAGGACTGGAGCCTGGACGTGCGCGGGGAGAATGACTGA
- a CDS encoding putative signal transducing protein, producing MQRIYEPQDLMEGELLLAMLASEGIEAYLTGRHLAGAVGELPACGLLGVMVEDDQAHSAQQLIAAYNAALPLPGDEPDSFQGTLLC from the coding sequence ATGCAGCGAATCTACGAGCCGCAGGACCTGATGGAGGGCGAGTTGCTGCTGGCTATGCTGGCCAGTGAGGGCATCGAAGCCTATCTCACTGGGCGGCATCTGGCTGGCGCTGTGGGTGAGTTACCGGCCTGCGGTTTGCTCGGGGTGATGGTTGAGGATGACCAGGCGCACAGCGCACAACAACTGATCGCCGCGTACAATGCCGCGCTGCCGCTGCCCGGCGATGAGCCGGATAGTTTCCAAGGTACGTTGCTCTGCTAA
- a CDS encoding SOS response-associated peptidase produces the protein MCGRYALFRWTPAFAAIPGFPADQLPHWSISPNSQVLLLRNVEGERQLTRARWGLTPPWLTDLTKTPAQARAETLVEQPMFREAFRLRRGLLPANGFYEWRGTARKRPYWLTGESTPLYFAALWEAYPVEGCVYLSAAVVTQAAASQRRPLILDDAGQAAWLAADTPMADLQALLASAQPALRERVLANLINDPKLDAPECLTPA, from the coding sequence ATGTGTGGACGTTATGCCCTGTTCCGTTGGACGCCTGCATTTGCGGCGATTCCCGGTTTTCCCGCTGATCAGTTGCCGCACTGGAGCATTTCCCCCAATAGCCAGGTGTTGCTGCTGCGCAACGTCGAGGGTGAGCGCCAGTTGACGCGCGCGCGTTGGGGCCTGACGCCGCCCTGGTTGACTGATCTGACCAAGACCCCGGCCCAGGCACGTGCAGAGACCCTGGTCGAGCAGCCGATGTTTCGCGAGGCGTTTCGCCTGCGTCGCGGCCTGCTCCCGGCCAACGGTTTTTACGAGTGGCGCGGCACGGCGCGCAAGCGTCCGTACTGGCTCACTGGCGAGAGCACACCGTTGTATTTCGCTGCTTTGTGGGAAGCCTATCCGGTTGAAGGTTGCGTCTACCTGAGCGCGGCAGTGGTGACTCAGGCGGCGGCCAGTCAGCGGCGGCCACTGATCCTCGATGACGCCGGGCAGGCCGCCTGGTTGGCTGCCGATACCCCGATGGCCGATTTGCAGGCTTTATTGGCGAGTGCGCAACCGGCGCTGCGCGAGCGGGTGCTGGCGAATCTGATCAATGATCCCAAGCTCGATGCGCCTGAGTGCCTGACGCCGGCCTAG
- a CDS encoding methyl-accepting chemotaxis protein, producing MITQVVSSVQKVSDSSEHTADIAIRTNTGVQKQLAEIELVATAVHEMTATAQDVARNATHAAEAANHADRAANQGKQTVQHTADAIAALAQEIGRAVTVVQTLAKDSENITAILVAIRGIAEQTNLLALNAAIEAARAGEQGRGFAVVADEVRNLAQKTQKATEEIQTMIQQLQQGTRDVVTVMEDSQSKTEISVQQASQAAEALESITQAVSVINDMNTQIASAAEEQSAVAEDINRNVTNIGQVANEVAGGADEASQASAELTKLAEQQRRLINQFKV from the coding sequence ATGATTACCCAGGTGGTCAGCTCGGTACAGAAAGTCAGTGACTCCTCCGAACACACCGCCGACATCGCCATCCGCACCAACACCGGCGTGCAGAAGCAGCTGGCGGAGATCGAACTGGTCGCCACTGCCGTGCATGAAATGACCGCCACCGCCCAGGACGTGGCGCGCAACGCCACCCATGCGGCCGAAGCAGCCAATCACGCGGACCGCGCCGCCAATCAGGGCAAGCAGACAGTGCAACACACGGCCGACGCAATTGCCGCCCTGGCGCAGGAAATCGGCCGCGCAGTCACTGTGGTGCAAACGCTGGCCAAGGACAGCGAGAACATCACCGCCATCCTGGTGGCTATCCGCGGGATTGCCGAGCAAACCAACCTGCTCGCACTCAACGCGGCCATCGAGGCGGCCCGCGCGGGCGAACAAGGTCGTGGCTTTGCCGTGGTGGCCGACGAGGTGCGCAACCTGGCGCAGAAAACCCAGAAGGCTACCGAAGAAATCCAGACCATGATCCAGCAACTGCAACAGGGCACCCGCGATGTGGTCACGGTCATGGAAGACAGCCAGAGCAAGACCGAAATCAGCGTGCAACAAGCCAGTCAGGCCGCCGAAGCGCTGGAATCGATCACCCAGGCGGTCTCGGTGATCAACGACATGAACACGCAGATCGCCAGCGCCGCCGAGGAACAGAGCGCGGTGGCCGAAGACATCAACCGCAACGTCACCAATATCGGCCAGGTGGCCAATGAAGTGGCCGGCGGTGCCGACGAGGCCAGCCAGGCCAGTGCAGAGCTGACCAAGCTGGCCGAACAGCAACGCCGCCTGATCAACCAGTTCAAAGTCTGA
- a CDS encoding M48 family metallopeptidase → MNTPFRLASLALCSLLTACQAVNTTSGGAVGVERKQYMFSMLSTQEVNQMYAQSYQQTLGEASSKGVLDKTSNNAKRLRTIADRLIKHAPLFRPDAAQWQWEVNLIKSPELNANCGPGGKIIFYSGIIEKLKLTDDEIAAIMGHEMAHALREHSREAMSKAYGVEMAKQGAGALLGLGSDSLALADAAVQYGMMLPNSRGNENEADLIGLELAARGGYNPNAAVSLWQKMAAASEGAPPEFMSTHPSSSSRIASLQAAIPKVMPLYEQAR, encoded by the coding sequence ATGAATACCCCATTTCGTCTGGCCAGTCTGGCGCTCTGCAGCCTGCTGACGGCTTGCCAGGCTGTGAACACCACCAGTGGCGGCGCCGTAGGTGTTGAGCGCAAGCAATATATGTTCAGCATGCTCTCGACCCAAGAGGTCAATCAGATGTATGCGCAGTCTTACCAGCAGACCCTCGGCGAGGCGTCCAGCAAGGGCGTGTTGGATAAAACCAGCAATAACGCCAAACGCCTGCGCACCATTGCCGATCGCTTGATCAAGCATGCTCCGTTGTTCCGTCCGGATGCGGCGCAGTGGCAATGGGAGGTCAACCTGATCAAGAGCCCTGAGCTGAACGCCAACTGCGGCCCAGGCGGCAAGATCATTTTCTATAGCGGTATTATCGAGAAGCTCAAACTCACCGACGATGAGATCGCCGCAATCATGGGCCACGAGATGGCCCACGCCCTGCGCGAGCACAGCCGTGAGGCGATGTCCAAGGCCTATGGTGTCGAGATGGCCAAACAGGGTGCAGGTGCCTTGCTCGGTCTGGGCTCCGACAGTTTGGCCTTGGCCGATGCGGCCGTGCAGTACGGCATGATGCTGCCAAACAGTCGCGGCAATGAGAACGAAGCCGATCTGATCGGCCTGGAACTGGCAGCCCGTGGTGGCTACAACCCCAATGCTGCGGTCAGTCTGTGGCAGAAAATGGCCGCAGCCAGCGAAGGTGCTCCGCCTGAGTTCATGAGCACGCACCCCTCGTCGAGCAGCCGAATCGCTTCTCTGCAGGCAGCGATTCCCAAGGTGATGCCGTTGTATGAGCAAGCGCGCTAA
- a CDS encoding ketosteroid isomerase-related protein has protein sequence MSLDDRKRLVRHHIDLSWNKGRTALAEQLHSKDFLYKSSFIGRPLTSPAFAQMVQDIRHAMPDLQVVIEECIAEGNKVVTWSTLIGTIQKPALGYPPSDKVLSISAMAFWTITPSNEIQEICTMFDMESFRSQLGLATQPFAAKALP, from the coding sequence ATGTCACTGGATGATCGGAAAAGACTGGTACGCCATCATATCGACCTGTCGTGGAACAAAGGCCGTACCGCGCTAGCAGAACAACTGCACAGCAAAGACTTTCTCTACAAGAGTTCGTTTATCGGCCGACCACTGACCAGTCCCGCCTTTGCCCAGATGGTGCAGGACATCCGCCATGCCATGCCGGATCTGCAGGTGGTGATCGAGGAATGCATCGCCGAGGGCAACAAAGTCGTTACCTGGAGCACCCTGATCGGCACCATCCAGAAACCTGCACTCGGCTACCCGCCCAGCGACAAAGTGCTGAGCATTTCAGCCATGGCCTTCTGGACCATCACCCCGAGCAATGAGATTCAGGAAATCTGCACCATGTTCGACATGGAAAGCTTCCGCTCACAACTGGGCCTGGCCACCCAACCCTTTGCCGCCAAGGCATTACCCTGA
- a CDS encoding TMEM165/GDT1 family protein encodes MLESLFVPTFIVALAEIGDKTQLLALLLAARFRKPWPIIWGIVVATLANHFAAGAIGNWVASFFSPTTLSWILAASFVAVALWTLIPDKLDDDEDSKLKRYGPFLTTLIAFFLAEMGDKTQIATVMLAAQYPHFILVVIGTTLGMLIANVPVVLAGNFAAERLPLTLIRRLAACAFAALAAYAGYQALKFSGLI; translated from the coding sequence ATGCTCGAATCCCTGTTTGTCCCCACCTTTATCGTTGCCTTGGCCGAAATCGGCGACAAGACGCAGCTGCTCGCACTGCTGCTGGCCGCGCGTTTTCGCAAACCCTGGCCGATCATCTGGGGCATTGTGGTCGCCACCCTGGCCAATCATTTCGCCGCAGGCGCCATCGGCAACTGGGTTGCCAGCTTCTTCTCCCCCACCACGCTTAGCTGGATTCTTGCCGCCAGCTTTGTTGCCGTAGCGCTGTGGACGCTGATCCCGGACAAGCTGGATGACGATGAAGACTCCAAGCTCAAGCGTTACGGCCCATTCCTGACCACCCTGATTGCCTTTTTTCTCGCGGAGATGGGCGACAAGACCCAGATCGCCACGGTGATGCTGGCCGCGCAATATCCGCACTTCATTCTGGTGGTCATCGGCACCACACTGGGCATGCTGATCGCCAACGTGCCGGTAGTTCTGGCGGGCAACTTTGCCGCCGAACGCCTGCCACTGACCCTGATTCGCCGCTTGGCCGCCTGCGCCTTTGCAGCGCTGGCCGCCTATGCGGGGTATCAAGCACTGAAGTTCAGCGGGCTAATTTGA
- a CDS encoding class I SAM-dependent methyltransferase codes for MDPRSEVLLRQADLFNGPLLLAGLPADDLLGQLPEAHGWSWHAGEHALLDARFSTRCHFGTQPGERDFQAAVLFLPKSRELTEYLLNALAARLNGRELFLVGEKRAGIERAAKQLANFGQTRKLDSARHCQLWQVRVEYAPAAPDLHSLAQRYELALTDGPLQVLSLPGVFSHGRLDVGSALLLEHLDGLPSGHILDFGCGAGVLGAALKRRYPDSQITLLDVDAFAVESSRLTLATNGLEANVINGDGIDAAPTGLSAILSNPPFHQGVHTHYQATEHLLQQASQHLASKGELRLVANSFLKYPPLIEQHLGPCKTLADAKGFRIYRASKS; via the coding sequence ATGGACCCGCGAAGCGAAGTACTGCTACGCCAGGCTGATCTATTCAACGGCCCGCTGCTGCTTGCCGGTTTACCAGCAGATGATCTGCTTGGCCAACTCCCTGAAGCCCACGGCTGGAGCTGGCATGCCGGCGAGCACGCACTGCTGGACGCCCGCTTCAGCACTCGCTGTCACTTTGGCACTCAACCTGGAGAACGCGACTTCCAGGCAGCCGTGCTGTTTCTGCCGAAGTCCCGCGAGCTCACCGAATACCTGCTCAATGCCCTGGCGGCGCGCCTGAATGGCCGCGAACTGTTTCTGGTCGGTGAAAAACGTGCCGGCATTGAGCGCGCCGCCAAGCAGCTGGCGAACTTCGGTCAAACACGCAAGCTCGACAGCGCGCGGCACTGCCAGCTCTGGCAAGTACGGGTTGAGTACGCACCCGCCGCGCCGGATCTACACAGCCTGGCACAACGCTACGAACTGGCCCTGACCGACGGACCGCTGCAGGTGCTTAGCCTGCCGGGCGTATTCAGCCATGGTCGCCTGGACGTAGGCAGTGCGCTACTGCTCGAACACCTCGATGGCCTGCCAAGCGGGCATATCCTGGATTTCGGCTGTGGAGCCGGCGTACTCGGCGCGGCGCTGAAGCGCCGCTATCCGGACAGCCAGATCACCCTACTGGATGTCGATGCGTTTGCCGTCGAAAGCAGCCGCCTGACCCTGGCCACAAATGGTCTTGAAGCCAATGTCATCAATGGTGATGGTATCGATGCCGCTCCCACGGGATTGAGTGCAATCCTCAGCAACCCGCCCTTTCACCAAGGCGTGCACACCCACTACCAGGCCACCGAGCATCTGCTACAGCAGGCCAGCCAGCACCTGGCCAGCAAAGGCGAATTGCGCCTGGTCGCCAACAGCTTTCTCAAATACCCACCGCTGATCGAGCAACACCTAGGCCCCTGCAAGACCCTGGCCGACGCCAAGGGCTTTCGCATCTACCGCGCCAGCAAAAGCTAA